The sequence TGTGCTTACTCCATTAGTTGCAACTGAGAAGTTAACCACGAATGATGGAAGTGGTGCTGCAAGTGAAGAGTTATACAGAAGTTTTGTGGGAAGTCTCTTATATCTCACTGCAACCAGGCCTGATATTATGTATGCATCCAGTCTGTTAGCCAGATTTATGCACTGCCCTACCAGTAAGCATGTTGGAACTGCTAAAAGAGTGCTAAGATACATTAAGGGTACACTTGATTATGGTCTGGAATATGTGAAGGGTAAGAACTCAATGTTAATTGGGTTCTGTGACAGTGACTGGAGTGGATCAATTGAGGACAGTAAAAGTACTTCTGGTTATGCTTTCTCCTTTGGCAGTGGAGTATTCTCTTGGGCATCTGTGAAGCAAAATTGCGTTGCTCTTTCCACTGCAGAAGCAGAGTACATCAGTGCTTCAGAAGCAACTACTCAAGCCATTTGGTTGAGATTTGTGCTTGAAGACTTTGGTGAATTTCAAACCGAAGCCACTCCAGTGCACTGTGACAACACCTCAGCAATTGCAATCACCAAGAACTCTGTGTTTCATCAAAAGACCAAACACATTAACAGAAGATACCATTTCATCAAGGATGCACTGAAGGATGGTATCATTGATCTGGTGTACTGTCCAACTAATGAACAACTTGCTGATATCTTCACAAAACCTCTGCCTAAAGATCGGTTTAATTATCTCAGGAACATGCTAGGAGTGAAATCAGCTCAAgacttaaaggggagtgttgaattataagtctcTAGCTGATTAAGTATTAGAAATAAGATGAGTTTTAATGTGTGTATTCATTTGAGCATATATGCCAAGTGTAAGGTTAAATGATGtaaggccatgagtgccatgtggTGTTTGATCCATGTAATTAGGTTGATGAGTGACTAAGATTAAAAGTAGTGTTTAGTGTGGTCCTAAAGCTAAGGCCATCAGTTAAATGTAAAGCAGTGTGAGTGCTCATTTCTCTGTGTAGTACAAAATATTCCTCTGCAATATTTTTGCAGTAgagaacaagaaagaaaaaaaaaaactatttttcgGTTCATCTTCCATCTTTGCTTTTGCTTCTGTTCAGTATTCTAAAAACAAATCCAGCTAAATTAGAGTAACACTAACAACATGGGCAGGCAACACACACTTCTCGTTCAGTCAATCCCAAACCTATGAGAACGCGGATCTGACAATAAGTTTTGCTAGTGGTGATCATGGAGATGGGAACCCATTTGACGGCCGAGGCGGGACCCTTGCTCATGCATTTGCACCGACCAATGGGAGATTCCACTACGATGCCGATGAGCCGTGGGCTGTGGGAGCTGTGGAGGGTGCTTATGACTTGGAGACTGTGGCATTGCATGAAATCGGACATCTGTTGGGGCTACGACATAGCTCTGTTGAAGGAGCTGTGATGTCCTCCACCGTTCGTACTGGATTTGCTCAAAGTTTGCATGCAGATGATATTCAAGGAATTAAAGCTTTATATAGTACTTGATCTTCACATGCATATTCACATAATCAAGAGTACTCAAAGATTAATCATTAAATTAAGTAGTATTTATTATTGAAGTTCACCCTTTTTTTCATCCCTTAATCAAATAAGGTACCTCAACTTGAGTGTATTGAAATTCtgcaataattaattaaagttgTAGCAGCATACATATgctgaaaatatgatttttttttggagcTTTTGAAGCTTATAGAAATATGGATGTCTGGCCTTCTATATGTTGAACGTGTGTTAACTCTGATGTTTTAGGAACATGCACATATAATGCAactttcaatttgttttgtatTTACAGTCAATTTGTTTTGTGTAATTGTGTTTCTgctaaaatatttgaaaattttatgtaTTATATTCTTCTTTGTATTGAGGCCAATCCGCCAATATGTGTACAGATTAATTATAAGGGAAGAAAACTACAAGATTGTAAGAAAACCTTATTACAAATAGATGATAGAATAGTATTTTTGctctcctccttcctctccTTCCCAGTTGGAGTCTTCCATCAAAACTTACCAGCTTAACTACAGCCTCAATTCTACCGTAAAACTAGACGCGGAAACTGTACGGAATATGATGAAGTCTTGATACGGTGTTCCGGATATTGTCAACGGCACCACCTCTATGCAATCAGGAAATAAACCTCACCATAACGGTGGACATGGTTTGACTAACACGGTTGAGCATTATTCTTttttggagttttaacgaaacacttccggtactgtttacttttatcgaaaaaccacatttttaccttttcctgatattattcattatatctttatttgtcatttttcattaaaattaaaatttgtttgaacttttcgttagttttctatttttcataAACGTGCTCATGGAGATGGATACCCATTTGATGGCCACCGTGGAGTCTTGGCCCATTCTTTTGCACCTACTGATGGGAGATTTCACTTCGACGCGGATGAACGGTGGGCTGTGGATGTTGTGACGGGTGCTTATGACTTGTAGTCTGTGGCTTGGCATGAAATTGGGCATCTGCTTGGGCTTGGGCATAGTTCTCTGTTCGAGGAGCTGTAATGCTTCCCACCATTAGCTCTGGCTTCACACGCCGGAGACTGACTAGGGATGATATTAGTGGAATCAAAGCTCTATACAACATTGGATCGATGATGATCACCACGTTCACTTATTAGTAAGTTCATCAAAAGCCGTGAACTTataatatttcaaaattttctgtatCAAATAAATTTGTCAAAATCCATGAACTTATAATGTTTCTTAATTTCTTGTATCAAATAAATATACCTATTGTACGAAAAAATTTATCTTATAACGGGTAAAAATTCTCCTCTGAGCATATAACTGACGATAATTAAGATTCTCCAATCAAATAAACTGTACCTAAatgttataaaataataaacaaataaaagttGTACCGGTATGTATATGTTGGACAAAATTACAAAGAGCTTTATTTACAGATTTCATCTTCCAAGTCCAAATCCTTCATACTCGTGTAACACCTAgacaaaattacataaaacacaaAGCTCAATGCACTTAGTGAGGCCAAAAAACCAGTAGTATTTATCAAGTCTAGCTTCATTCAtgtaactccgcctatgtcttacatggccggtcccaagcccggataaaggaggagggggagggcgtcaggtagtcgacagccggcactccatgatcacgtcgaatccttatgaaaatgaatccagaacaaaatcgcgctaaagctagggcgtcacccgtaagtggcgcgctgtgtggcccgagcacagtgataagtgagcaagggtcgctgtatctccatcggcacccggatgcagtgttaaatgagcaagggggccatagaaacttcttttcgaacgactccactcaaagttgtttgggagcatatgctcctatcaactttacccgggacacacaaaagaagtactttgatcctattagacgggggagggtgaagaatctaggacagaagggtagagttcaagagagcaaaatgcgtttaggaacgtggaatataggaaccttaacgggaaaatctatggaagtagtggaagttatggtgaggagaaggataaatattatgtgcctacaagaaactaagtgggttggtagtaaggcaaaggatctagaaaactcagggtttaaactttggtattcgggcacaaatagaacgagaaacggtgttggcatcatcgtggataagaccttggtacaagatgttgtagatatcaagagggtaggagatagaatcatggcaatcaagattgtaataggacaagaacttatcaatgtgattagtgcgtacgcacctcaagtagggttggatacgagttcgaaggagaaattttgggaagatcttggagacttggtgcaaggaattgctcagacggagaagttatttataggaggagatttaaatggacacgtgggcagggagacaggcaactatggaggttttcatggtggccatggttttggggagagaaacgaggatggggaagctatcttggattttgcaatggcatatgatctcttcttagccaacaccttctttaagaagagagaagaacatgtgatcacctacaagagtgggtcgtcaaaaacacaaatagattttcttctaatgaggaaaggggatcgtataacttgtaaggattgcaaagttataccaggagagagcgtggctaatcaacatcgcttgttggtgatggatgtacatatcaaaagagtaagacaaaagaacaagacttggaagtgcccaagaactagatggtggaatctaaaagaagaaaaacaagccattttcaaagagaaggtaatcacccaatgtgtgtgggatagagagggggaagctagccaaatgtgggattccatggctagttgtatccgaaaagtagcaaaagaggtattaggagagtccaagggctttgccccacaccaaaaggaatcttggtggtggaatgaggaggtacaaacaaaggtgaaggctaagaaggaatgttgtaaagccttatacaaggagaggaccgatgaaaatggtgaaaggtatagaaaagcgaagcaagaggcgaagaaagctgtcagagaagctaagttagcggcttacgacgatatgtataaacgactagataccaaagaaggagagttggatatctataaactagctagagcaagggaaaagaagacaagggacctaaaccaagtgaggtgcatcaaggatgaggatggaaaggttcttgctacagagaacgcggttaaagacagatggagaggttattttcataatcttttcaatgaaggacatgaaaggagtgcttctttaggggagttgagtaactcagaagagtgtagaaactactccttttatcgtcgaatccggaaggaagaagtggttgtagctttgaagaagatgaagcatagaaaagcaataggcccagacgatataccaatcgaagtgtggaaagttttgggagagacaggtataacatggctcactgaccttttcaataggattttgaaaacgaagaagatgccaaatgagtggcgaacgagcactttggtgcctatctacaagaataagggcgacgtacaaaattgcatgaactataggggtattaagctaatgagtcatacaatgaagctctgggagagagtcattgagcatagattgaggcaagagacacgggtttcggacaaccaattcgggttcatgccagggcgctcaaccatggaggcaatctatctcttacgaagattgatggaaagatatagagatgggaaaaaggatttacacatggtctttatagatttggaaaaagcgtatgatagggtcccaagagacattctttggaggattttagagaagaaaggagtacgagtagcatatatccaagctataaaggatatgtatgaaggagcaaagactgccgtaagaactcatgaaggacaaaccgaaagctttcccataactgtaggattacatcaaggctcatccttaagtccttacctttttgcgttggtaatggatgagttaacaggacatattcaagatgatattccttggtgtatgcttttcgcagacgatatagtgttgatagatgaaactcaggaaggggtaaatgcaaagcttaacctttggagagaagcgttggaatctaaaggtcttcgcctaagccgatcaaagacagaatatatggagtgcaagttcagtgcaaatggaggccaaaacgagttaggggtgaggatcggagatcaagaaataccaaagagcgaccgttttcgttacctaggatctatcttgcaaaagaacggagaattagatggagatctcaaccatagaatacaagctggatggatgaagtggaagagtgcatccggcgtgttgtgtgaccgccgtatgccactgaagctcaagggaaaattttataggacggcaataaggccggcgatgctgtatggcacagaatgttgggcggtgaaacatcaacacgtacacaaaatgggtgtagcggagatgaggatgcttcgttggatgtgtgggcacacgagaaaggataagattaggaatgaggatatccggggtaaagtaggagtagccgaaattgaaggaaagatgagagaaaatcggttacggtggtttggacatgtgcaaagaaggcctactgacgctccgattagaagatgcgactatgggacagaggttcagggccgaaggggtagaggaagacctaggaaaactttggaagagactttaagaaaagacttagagtacttggatctaacgaaggacatgacacaggatcgagcacaatggcgttctaagattcatatagccgatcccactcagtgacttggattttccaagtctccaaccaagaagttttcctcactcgggaaattaagggaacactaccccaacctacatgctccactcagaaagcttcaacatacaagcttcaacaaaagaaaattcaaagaacttagcgaagaaggctttggtgtatttaacacaatacgttgaaatgaaggaaagcttatttattgatatccccgataagctacaaatatgtacatatacatgagtcaaaataaacacacaagagggagccttcacaaaggttgcttaggagaagtctcagcagtcggtagagccccagaaagagaaggcaccggagggggatcatttggagcctcagtactggacagaaccctaggaggaggaggcatcagaggttgatcatttggagcttcattacgcggtacagttccagaagacgaaggcaataaatgcctttggaacaaacccacaaatctctgatgatcaagtaaaacctgaccatcagtttccttcatctggtcaagcttcctcttcatgtttgtagcatagtcatgtgcgagccggtgcaactgtttattctcatgcttgagccctctaatctcctgtttgagactcatcacttcagccgccaatgattcaacttggcgggttcgagcaaataggcgttgggccatattagacacagaacctgcacactgaacactgagagccagcgaatccttaacagctaactcatcagaccgtttggaaagtagtctgttatctttgggagtgagaaggttcctggccaccaccgcagcggtcatatcattcttcatcacggaatccccaacggtaagaggaccagtttgggagacgaaggatgggcgccatatgttgtctggagaaggcggggctgcctcttcaacaaggttcaagtcaaaacgacggtcggaggggccagacattttcaaaggtgttgaagagagaagaggtcggacaaatcaagatattagaagtgcaagaatgaagcttctactggtggagattcaagtgtgctttggaacttaatgccagcctctataaaaatctgcactcgacggagcttcagaaatcaaagaggcgcctgctcagaaatcgaagaggcgtttgctttctcaaaagttgggctgcttagagatcacgagggttgatctcagaaatcgaagagccgtttgctttctcaaaagttgggctgctcaaagaccacgaaggccgatctcagaaatcgaagaggcgctcgctttctcaaaagctgggctccctagagaccacgagggccgatctcagaaatcgaagaggcacctacttttccagccttgtcagcacctgtcacacgcacactcagctttgcggaaattatgggcattctgtcaaagacttctggggaagtagaaaacacatgaatcttactgttcaatcacccacttcccacacgcaacaatagctcatgggtaccacagataactttgccaaagttctctgccaaagttgagcacgtgaagcttgcagctcccactacatcgctctgaccaagaagggtaaaagaatagcaaagaaacagcactaacaaagtttagacccataaattttgaaggtctagctaccatattattacccacaagggtaaaggaacagtaccactgctggataattggaaagtccatgtatgtcaacctctgtgcttcgtggcaaggtagactagcaaacatgcccaacctttactcacattcgagaaaacactcccaataagattgcttgctccaaaatcgaagaggcaccgtcctccgaatctaaagagccagactcctaacatgactactttcttaaaaatcgaagagcgggtaaaggaacagtaccattgctggataattggaaagtccctgtgtgtcaacctctgtgcttcgtggcaaggtagactagcaaacatgcccaacctttactcacattcgagaaaacactcccaacaagattgcttgctccaaaatcgaagaggcaccaccctccgaatctcaagagccactctcccaacatgattactttctcaaaaatcgaagagacactgctccccgaatctcgagagccagacccccagcatgattgctttctcaaaaatcggtgaggcaccgttctccgaatcaatcgaagaggcgctcgctttctcaaaagctgggctgctcagagaccacgagggccgatctcagaaatcgaagaggcacctacttttctagccttgtcagcacctgtcacacgcacactcagctttgcagaaattatgggcattttgtcgaagacttctggtgaagtagaaagcacatgaatcttactgttcaatcacccacttcccacacgcaacaataactcatgggtaccacagatcactttgccaaagttctctgccaaagttgagcacgtgaagcttgcagctcccactacatcgctctgaccaagaaaggtaaaagaatagcaaagaaacagcactaacaaagtttagacacataaattttgaaggtctagctaccatattattacccacaagggtaaaggaacagtaccactgctggataattggaaagtccctgtgtgtcaacctctgtgcttcgtggcaaggtagactagcaaacatgcccaacctttactcacattcgagaaaacagtcccaacaagattgcttgctccaaaatcgaagaggcaccgtcttccgaatctcgagagccagactcccaacatgactactttctcaaaatcgaagagagggtaaaggaacagtaccattgctggataattggaaagtccctgtgtgtcaacctttgtgcttcgtggcaaggtagactagcaaacatgtccaacctttactcacattcgagacaacactcccaacaagattgcttgctccaaaatcgaagaggcaccgccttccgaatctcgagagccagactcccaacatgattacttcctcaaaaatcgaagagacactgctctccgaatctcgagagtcagacccccagcatgattgctttctcaaaaatcgaagaggcatcgttctccgaatctcgagagccagataccacagaccactttttcaaagtgctctgacagagttaaaacatgtgaaactggcagctcccactaccgtgctatgaccaagcagggtaaaggaatagcattactacttgttgttagggagactcctatatatgtcgacctccatccccaacggacaggcagacctgcaaaaatgctcaacccttcatcatatctgagagggcactcccaacaaagcctttcgaaatattcagctttctttccccccgataatacctctgcaaacaagctatactagagcaagaatatctcatatcatcagggttaaaagcaagagtatctcatatcatgctttttccctgttttttcttttggccttgtttttacctgcaagacaaggagaaagagagcaatcagtcagtacttggaatcaagcttccagccaggaattgactgcctggaaccccttacctgattacttacctggcattgctctcgagtactcatcttcatcatcttatgtttccagggaagattccgcatatgcttgaggaacagatagggcaagtgcgaaggatacaaggaagcatgtggagacaagcgtaacagcacacgtgccgatacatccattactttgtcaaaagcaaaagtatcccatatcagcagggtggaacgtactctagatttgatggacttgttttgaccctcaaattctccagtcggccttatactctggaggaaaccagaaaaccctccagctcagttcaagaataagcctgtggaaagttacttcttcaaaagcaaaagtatctcatatcatctcttctcatttttcttctctttatccttcatgctgctgcaagatggggagaaggtgaacaatcagtcggagctctgattgcttaccttgtctgtcacctctttcagcagaccccctagctcggcgacttgggggactcctactacatggtttgtatcgcgcttgaccaagcctgaaactacaagtaagcttcaagtgaaattgatacattaccttgtgcatctccaccagttaaagataccacccctggatggaggaagagtacttccagagaagatgccacatctacctatgagacagataaggcaagtcaagacgacaccacactccgatacttagaagtttcgtgattacgagatcattatcccacaatatttcctaatgtcatttgtactaaatcattcactcgtactcactaaaggagagcttgaacctatgtacttgtgtaaacccttcacaattaatgagaactcttctattccgtgggcgtagccaatctgggtgaaccacgtacatcttgtgtttgctttcctatctctatccatttatatacttatccacactaatgaccggagcaatctagcgaagatcacaaaaagcgaccgttttcgttacctaggatctatcttgcaagagaacggagaattagatggagatctcaaccatagaatacgagctggatggaaagagtgcatccggcgtgttgtgtgaccgtcgtaggccactgaagctcaagggaaaattttataggacggcaataaggccagcgatgttgtatggcagagaatgttgggtggtgaagcatcaacacgtacacaaaatgggtgtagcggagatgaggatgcttcgtgggatgtgtgggcacacgagaaaggataagattgggaatgaggatatccgaggtaaagtaggagtagccgaaattgtaggaaagatgagagaaaatcggctctggtgatttggacatgtgcaaagaaggccgactgacgctccggttcgaagatgtgactacgggacagaggttcagggccgaaggggtagaggaagacttaggaaaactttggaagagactctaagaaaagacttagagtacttggatctaacggagggcatgacacaaaaccgagcgcaatggcgttctaggattcatatagccgaccccacttagtgggaaaaggctttgttgttgttgttgttgttgtagcttCATTCATGTCATCGGAGAACCAGCTCTGCCTTCCTCCTGAACTTGTAACTGCTTCAACTGTTGCAATCAAAAGGGTACTCAGGTAACTTCCCACCCCAAAAACACTAGTGTACAATGCAAAGGCCATTGTTCTCATTCTTCTGGGGACTTCGGAGTAAAAGAACTCTTGTATTCCAACAACGGTGAAAATGTCTGAAATACCTAGAAGAATGTACTGTGGAAGCAGCCAAAAGATGCTAAACGGTACAGTTTCGGGTTGAGATCCCAGCATTTCCATTTCTCTGCTGATCTTGAGCCTTTTTGCTTCCACAACCGCTGCAATGACCATTGCTATGACCGAAACGAACATTCCGATCCCCATCCGTTGCATCACGCTAATACCCTTTTCATTAGACGTAACCAGACGCGTAATCGGGATCATTATTTTGTCATATAGAGGCATCAGGAGGATTATGGAAAGTGTGATAGCGCTTTGAAGAGTTGCTGGTGGAACCTTGAAGTTGCTTCCAATGTTCCTCTTCATCGTCATGCCTTGTTTGGTGAAAAATGTTGGAGGCTGTTGGAAAATCACTGCAAACATCAAAAGCATAATCCATATTGGCAGAAGCCTCAAAAGCACTTTTGCattttcaagcacgtagaagccACTTTTGGGATTCCCAACCAAGCTTGCTGTGCTGCTATTATTTTGACGGCAAAGCGGTTTCTCTTGAAGCCTATATAGTATAAAACCAGCCAAATAATATATCATTAGCATCAGAATTCAGTTACATTAattctaatgaaaatgacttgaaaactttgagttttaacgataataacaaaataaatggtaaagtgaatagtactgtaattgactttttagtataaaaatgtggtttttcattaaagtgaacaataccgaaagcttttcgttaaagtttccgtAATCCTAAGAGAAAATTTTTTATCCACACTcccattttctccttttggcAGTCGTCCATTTATTTATGTCACTTCATTCTCCTTTGTTTATTCAACCCAACAGGTAAGGGAGGAGTGCATGGGAGAAAAACGGTGTGGGAAAATCATTTCTTTAATTGTAAACTTGACCGTTAAAACCACAAAAAGAAGTACCATGTTAGAAATTAGTTAACTTACTCTAGCTCGGTAACATTAGTTTCATTCGGTAATATGATTCTGCATTTCATTAACTTTAATGCAGTTGCCTTGATGACTTGAACTATGTTGAAAATAGGCTTATAATCCATGGCCTCATCATTCTCTCTATATGTATAGATTCGGCTTCCACACATAAACACCACAACCGATATAACCATCGATATCATGGGGATGGCGAAACCTATAATCCAACCGAAAGTGTCTTGAATGTAGGACATGAGAGTGACACCCATGAGGCTGCCACTGCAAACACCAAAATACCACCACTGAAAAAACATTCTCTTTTTGCTTGATTTTTGATCGTCTTTGCTGCTAGGAAGTTCCTCTTCACTGTCCAGTTGGTCTGCTCCAAATGCTTGCAGCGATGGGTTGTATCCACCTTGACCTAGAGAAATCAAGTACAGAGAGCAAAACAGAAATGATGAATTGGAACTTGTTTTGTTTGCAGCAGGTGTTGCCCGTTTGAATGCCGTTGATGTCAATGCCACAAGcccctagaaacaaaaccacgTACATGTGAGCTTATAGTTTCACCTTTTCTACACATTTAGAGCAAAAATTTATCGTGACCAAATTGAAAGTCGTGAGGCCAGATTAGAAAAAGGTCATAAACGGTAGTTGTAGTTGGGAGGTTTTATTTATAAAAGACCTCAGCGCAATTAGTAGTAAActtgcttgttttttttttctaacagtAAACCCGCTCATTATGACCTTATTCTTCAACAATAAATTAAGAGGCATTTCTTAAAATCTCCACTATATTCTAATGGAAAGAAGATTAGTGCAGATGACTCATACTCCATTTTAAATCTATCATCAGCAACATCTTGATAAAAAAAttccgaacaaaaaaaaaaacattatttgTGCTGAGCTTTTAAACTTTTAGCAAAAGAGGAATTTCTGTTCAATAAGATACCTAAGTAGATGCATCCACTTTTCACTATAGAAATTCCTATTTATCAGTGATATCCTATGATCAAGATAATTGGCCTAAATTTGCTAAAACTATTTTATAGATAGTCATTGATATTAAGTAAGAGTCCAAAGAAGAGAGTAAGTGCATATGTGGGTTAGGTCAGTTGACCAGTGCAGTGTGCACACCTTGCGCTAGAATTTGAATCTCACTTTCAACTAGTTAGAGATATCcctttttgtcaaaaacaaaggaagggaagggagAAAACAAAGTGAATGTGTACACTTACTGCAACATAGAGGAAAGAAGAGACCAAGATGGTGGGATATCTATCCCAGTAAGAGTCGACAAGGGGTGCAACTAAG is a genomic window of Malus domestica chromosome 09, GDT2T_hap1 containing:
- the LOC139188035 gene encoding protein NRT1/ PTR FAMILY 5.8-like; the protein is MAGSGGKRLGSSCFLLIVIAGMERFAYKGVASNLVTYLTDVVKMSNSAAAKTVNSWCGFTSMLPLLVAPLVDSYWDRYPTILVSSFLYVAGLVALTSTAFKRATPAANKTSSNSSFLFCSLYLISLGQGGYNPSLQAFGADQLDSEEELPSSKDDQKSSKKRMFFQWWYFGVCSGSLMGVTLMSYIQDTFGWIIGFAIPMISMVISVVVFMCGSRIYTYRENDEAMDYKPIFNIVQVIKATALKLMKCRIILPNETNVTELELQEKPLCRQNNSSTASLVGNPKSGFYVLENAKVLLRLLPIWIMLLMFAVIFQQPPTFFTKQGMTMKRNIGSNFKVPPATLQSAITLSIILLMPLYDKIMIPITRLVTSNEKGISVMQRMGIGMFVSVIAMVIAAVVEAKRLKISREMEMLGSQPETVPFSIFWLLPQYILLGISDIFTVVGIQEFFYSEVPRRMRTMAFALYTSVFGVGSYLSTLLIATVEAVTSSGGRQSWFSDDMNEATTTTTTTKPFPTKWGRLYES